Proteins encoded together in one Janthinobacterium tructae window:
- a CDS encoding ShlB/FhaC/HecB family hemolysin secretion/activation protein has product MKKRGNGAPQAPATALSLLCLAMLALPGMARAQDAVPAAAPVAAPERQVTIEEYLVRGNTVLDARAIEEAVTPFLGPGRTLKDVEGARDALVAAYQARGYQSVYVDLPEQQVEQGVVVLQVSETKVGRLRVVGAQYNSPLDVRQQVPALMEGKVPDFTQAQVELTALNRGPKRQVMPLVKQGSLPGTMDVDLKVDDSSPWRASVGLNNDYSADTKKLRTSMSLGHDNLWQMGHSATLSFFGTPGDLNQTKVWSASYVAPIGTQGWSVEATGYQSNSNVASTGGTSVLGKGHALGMKVNYTVPNSGIWWHSFSAGIDFKDNQEALKLNGTGSNIPLKYVPLSVSYNGFAQTETATYGLGLSLVAGTRASFGYGSDSAAYDNKRYKATPSFLVLKGDANATYTLGSGAQLYGKLAGQLADAALVSGEQMAAGGANSVRGYLSAEATGDYGVSGTLEWRTPQLTYFSRLENWRLFAFADGARLRLRDPMIEQKDLFGLASVGVGSSFQFLRYLNGRIDFSYPLRDGPRTHKHVRRINFNLSASY; this is encoded by the coding sequence ATGAAGAAACGAGGTAACGGCGCGCCGCAGGCGCCCGCGACCGCCTTGAGCCTGCTGTGCCTGGCCATGCTGGCGCTGCCCGGCATGGCGCGCGCCCAGGACGCCGTCCCGGCGGCCGCCCCCGTGGCCGCGCCGGAACGGCAAGTGACGATCGAGGAATACCTGGTGCGCGGCAATACCGTGCTCGATGCGCGTGCCATCGAAGAGGCCGTCACGCCCTTCCTGGGACCGGGCCGCACCCTGAAGGATGTGGAAGGGGCACGCGACGCCTTGGTCGCCGCCTATCAGGCGCGGGGCTACCAGTCCGTCTATGTCGACTTGCCCGAGCAGCAGGTGGAGCAGGGCGTGGTGGTGCTGCAGGTCAGTGAAACCAAGGTGGGCCGCTTGCGCGTGGTCGGTGCGCAGTACAACTCGCCGCTCGACGTGCGCCAGCAAGTGCCGGCACTGATGGAGGGCAAGGTGCCTGACTTTACCCAGGCGCAAGTGGAACTGACGGCCCTGAACCGTGGTCCCAAGCGTCAGGTGATGCCGCTGGTCAAGCAGGGCAGCCTGCCCGGCACCATGGACGTGGACTTGAAAGTGGACGACAGCAGCCCATGGCGCGCCAGCGTCGGCCTGAACAACGATTACAGCGCCGATACGAAGAAATTGCGTACCAGTATGTCGCTGGGTCACGACAACCTGTGGCAGATGGGGCATAGCGCCACCCTCAGCTTTTTCGGCACGCCGGGCGACCTGAACCAGACCAAGGTGTGGTCCGCCTCGTACGTGGCACCGATCGGCACGCAGGGCTGGAGCGTGGAAGCGACCGGCTACCAGTCGAACAGCAACGTCGCCAGCACGGGCGGCACCAGCGTGCTGGGCAAGGGCCACGCGCTGGGCATGAAAGTCAACTACACGGTGCCCAACAGCGGCATCTGGTGGCACAGCTTTTCTGCCGGTATCGATTTCAAGGATAACCAGGAAGCCTTGAAACTCAATGGCACGGGCAGCAATATTCCGCTCAAGTACGTGCCCCTGAGCGTGTCGTATAACGGCTTTGCGCAGACGGAGACGGCGACGTATGGCCTGGGCCTGTCGCTGGTGGCCGGCACGCGCGCCTCGTTCGGCTATGGCAGCGACAGCGCCGCCTACGACAACAAGCGCTACAAGGCTACACCCAGCTTCCTCGTCCTGAAGGGCGACGCCAACGCCACCTATACCCTGGGCAGCGGCGCGCAGCTGTACGGCAAGCTGGCGGGCCAGCTGGCCGATGCGGCGCTGGTGTCGGGCGAACAGATGGCCGCCGGCGGCGCCAATTCCGTGCGCGGCTACCTGTCGGCCGAAGCGACGGGCGACTACGGCGTGTCCGGCACGCTCGAATGGCGCACGCCCCAGCTGACGTATTTCAGCCGCCTGGAAAACTGGCGCTTGTTTGCCTTTGCCGATGGCGCGCGCCTGCGCCTGCGCGATCCGATGATCGAGCAGAAAGACCTGTTCGGCCTGGCCTCCGTGGGCGTGGGCAGCAGCTTCCAGTTCCTGCGCTACCTGAATGGCCGCATCGACTTTTCGTATCCGCTGCGCGATGGCCCGCGCACGCACAAACACGTGCGCCGCATCAATTTCAACCTGTCGGCCAGCTACTGA
- a CDS encoding ExbD/TolR family protein, whose product MATSAKFTPRKRSGGINITPFVDVLLVVLVIFILTSNASIPGIKVDLPKASSAMALEKPKTKAITIDNAGQVFLDAYPVTLPELEERLRTEKALTPDFPVIVRGDAAVQYAKVVEVLDLLRRIDLNQVGLVTGKPA is encoded by the coding sequence ATGGCCACCTCCGCCAAGTTTACCCCCCGCAAGCGTAGCGGCGGCATCAACATCACGCCCTTCGTCGACGTGCTGCTGGTGGTGCTGGTGATCTTCATTTTGACCAGCAACGCCAGCATTCCCGGCATCAAGGTCGACCTGCCCAAGGCCAGTTCGGCCATGGCGCTGGAAAAACCGAAGACCAAGGCCATCACCATCGACAACGCGGGCCAGGTCTTCCTCGATGCCTATCCCGTCACCCTGCCCGAGCTGGAAGAGCGTTTGCGCACGGAAAAGGCCTTGACGCCCGACTTTCCCGTGATCGTGCGCGGCGATGCCGCCGTGCAGTACGCGAAAGTGGTTGAAGTGCTCGACTTGCTGCGCCGCATCGACCTGAACCAGGTGGGCCTGGTGACCGGCAAGCCGGCATGA
- a CDS encoding DEAD/DEAH box helicase: MDFTRDETSETPVAPASAPGAPLPYAVATWLQRVEAAAHPKAVLSIAEPDPKLNQHRLIYVLAPTSGGRHVALCLYKARLRPNGDVAAASPISEIFSLLSAPPTFLTPADEDLVRFFVAMRSGQNSQTGSATEPKGKVGAALLKMLAEQDKLLWANSWADVGNGLVYPLKEGPVRPARLFWRDEGKTMRLGWQVDPPEGAKHHGADQIDYMLPTDPPWYIDNLSCGVLELNQGGSDISLADLQALVAQAPPLNANDKVRVSQLLLAQGLQHLMPLPQPLPQRLRKDVPAQPVLLLDSALLADGSAQRWSDFAVLSYDYDGERVAFDPSQRVVRQVGEVTEIIQRNTLDEARALATLAELQFKKPGSAPLSGLKGALQLPSQAEWLRFAESGIDALRKQGWIVEKTAKYRYDVSEAGDWYAEIDDQDPDSGNAWFELELGIVVNHERVPLLPVLVQLIRNAPNDFNPKVIEAHADADQMLATLPDGTRVALPWGRVRPILNTLGELYFSDKIKHAVRMSTLDAARLEELARGLELRWTGGEQLRAMGRKLSQFGSVQKVAAPAGLQATLRDYQADGLAWMQFLRDHDLAGILADDMGLGKTVQTLAHILVEKEAGRLTHPALVIAPTSLMGNWQDEAAKFAPSLKVLLLQGKDRAQQFDQIDQCDLVLTTYALLPRDEETLREHDFHLVILDESHYIKNTRSKAAQSAGLLRARHRLCLSGTPLENHLGELWSQFHFLLPGLLGDEKTFNTQFRHPIERQDDPLRRMLLNRRIKPFLLRRTKDNVAKELPPKTEMVRKVELTGPQRDLYETVRLAMDQKVREEIDKKGVARSQIVILEALLKLRQVCCDPRLVKSLPAKKQSAGSAKLLDLMQMVEDLLDEGRKILVFSQFTSMLELIEEELESRDIPYALLTGETKDRGAQVAAFQQGAVPIFLISLKAGGVGLNLTAADTVIHYDPWWNPAAENQATDRAWRIGQDKPVFVYKLIAKGTLEEKIQLLQQKKSELAQSILAEGEAQKMALTQEDLQQIFAPLED; encoded by the coding sequence ATGGATTTTACCCGCGACGAAACCAGTGAAACCCCAGTTGCCCCGGCCAGCGCGCCGGGAGCGCCTTTGCCGTATGCCGTGGCCACCTGGCTGCAGCGGGTGGAGGCTGCCGCCCATCCGAAGGCCGTGCTGAGCATTGCCGAACCAGACCCCAAACTCAACCAGCATCGATTGATCTACGTGCTGGCGCCCACCAGCGGTGGCCGCCACGTGGCCCTGTGTCTGTACAAGGCGCGGCTGCGGCCGAATGGCGACGTGGCGGCCGCTTCTCCCATCAGCGAAATCTTTTCCCTGTTGTCGGCGCCGCCCACGTTTTTGACACCGGCCGACGAAGACCTCGTGCGTTTCTTCGTGGCCATGCGCAGCGGGCAGAATTCGCAGACGGGCAGCGCCACGGAGCCGAAGGGCAAGGTGGGCGCGGCCCTGCTGAAAATGCTGGCCGAGCAAGATAAACTGTTGTGGGCCAATTCCTGGGCAGACGTCGGCAATGGCCTCGTGTACCCGTTGAAGGAAGGTCCCGTGCGTCCCGCGCGCCTGTTCTGGCGCGACGAAGGCAAGACCATGCGCCTGGGCTGGCAAGTGGACCCGCCGGAAGGTGCGAAGCACCATGGCGCCGACCAGATCGACTACATGCTGCCCACCGATCCGCCGTGGTACATCGACAATCTGTCGTGCGGCGTGCTGGAACTGAATCAGGGCGGCTCCGACATTTCCCTCGCCGATCTGCAGGCGCTGGTGGCACAGGCGCCGCCCTTGAATGCGAACGACAAGGTCCGCGTGTCGCAACTGCTGCTGGCGCAAGGCTTGCAGCATTTGATGCCGCTGCCGCAACCGTTGCCGCAGCGCTTGCGCAAGGACGTGCCGGCGCAACCGGTCTTGCTGCTCGACAGCGCTCTGCTGGCCGATGGCAGCGCGCAGCGCTGGAGCGATTTCGCCGTGCTGTCCTACGACTACGACGGCGAGCGCGTCGCGTTCGACCCGTCGCAGCGCGTGGTGCGGCAAGTGGGCGAGGTGACGGAAATTATCCAGAGAAATACGCTCGATGAAGCGCGCGCGCTGGCCACCCTGGCCGAGCTGCAATTCAAGAAGCCGGGCTCGGCCCCCTTGAGCGGCTTGAAGGGTGCCTTGCAACTGCCTTCCCAGGCGGAATGGCTGCGTTTTGCCGAGTCCGGCATCGACGCCTTGCGCAAGCAGGGCTGGATCGTGGAAAAGACGGCCAAGTACCGCTACGACGTGAGCGAAGCCGGTGACTGGTACGCGGAGATCGACGACCAGGACCCGGACAGCGGCAACGCCTGGTTCGAGCTGGAACTGGGCATCGTCGTGAATCACGAAAGAGTGCCGCTGCTGCCCGTGCTGGTGCAGCTGATCCGCAACGCGCCCAACGATTTCAACCCGAAAGTCATCGAAGCGCATGCCGACGCTGACCAGATGCTGGCGACCTTGCCGGACGGCACGCGCGTCGCGCTGCCGTGGGGCCGGGTGCGCCCCATCCTCAACACGCTGGGGGAACTGTACTTCAGCGACAAGATCAAACATGCGGTGCGCATGTCGACCCTCGATGCGGCGCGCCTGGAAGAGCTGGCGCGGGGGCTGGAACTGCGCTGGACGGGCGGCGAGCAATTGCGCGCCATGGGCCGCAAGCTGAGCCAGTTTGGTTCCGTGCAAAAAGTGGCGGCGCCAGCCGGGCTGCAGGCCACCCTGCGCGATTACCAGGCCGATGGCCTGGCGTGGATGCAATTCCTGCGCGACCATGACCTGGCCGGTATTTTGGCCGATGACATGGGCCTCGGCAAGACCGTGCAAACCCTGGCGCATATCCTGGTGGAAAAGGAAGCGGGACGCCTCACGCATCCGGCGCTCGTGATTGCACCGACGAGTTTGATGGGCAACTGGCAGGACGAGGCGGCCAAGTTTGCGCCCAGCCTGAAAGTGTTGCTGCTGCAGGGCAAGGACCGCGCCCAGCAATTCGACCAGATCGACCAATGCGACCTGGTGCTGACTACCTATGCGCTGTTGCCGCGCGACGAGGAAACCTTGCGCGAGCATGATTTCCACCTGGTCATCCTCGACGAATCGCACTACATCAAGAATACGCGCAGCAAGGCGGCGCAAAGCGCGGGCCTGCTGCGCGCGCGCCACCGCCTGTGCCTGTCCGGCACGCCGCTGGAAAACCACCTGGGCGAACTGTGGTCGCAATTCCACTTCCTGCTGCCGGGCTTGCTGGGCGACGAGAAGACGTTCAACACCCAGTTCCGCCATCCGATCGAGCGCCAGGACGATCCGCTGCGCCGCATGCTGCTGAACCGCCGTATCAAACCGTTCCTGCTGCGCCGCACGAAGGACAATGTGGCCAAGGAACTGCCGCCGAAGACGGAAATGGTGCGCAAGGTGGAGCTGACGGGGCCGCAGCGCGACCTGTATGAAACCGTGCGTCTGGCGATGGATCAAAAAGTACGCGAAGAAATCGACAAGAAGGGCGTGGCGCGCAGCCAGATCGTCATCCTCGAAGCGCTGCTGAAACTGCGCCAGGTCTGCTGCGACCCGCGCCTGGTGAAATCCTTGCCGGCGAAGAAGCAGTCGGCCGGTTCGGCCAAGCTGCTCGACCTGATGCAGATGGTGGAAGACTTGCTCGACGAAGGGCGCAAGATCCTCGTCTTCTCGCAATTTACCAGCATGCTGGAATTGATCGAGGAAGAGCTCGAATCGCGCGACATTCCCTATGCCTTGCTGACGGGCGAGACGAAGGACCGGGGCGCGCAAGTGGCGGCCTTCCAGCAGGGCGCCGTGCCCATCTTCCTGATCAGCCTGAAGGCGGGCGGCGTGGGCCTGAACCTGACAGCCGCCGACACGGTCATCCACTACGATCCGTGGTGGAATCCGGCGGCGGAAAACCAGGCCACGGACCGCGCCTGGCGCATCGGCCAGGACAAGCCCGTGTTCGTCTATAAATTGATCGCGAAGGGCACGCTGGAAGAAAAAATCCAGTTGCTGCAGCAAAAGAAATCGGAGCTGGCGCAATCGATCCTGGCCGAAGGTGAAGCGCAGAAGATGGCCCTCACGCAGGAAGACTTGCAGCAGATTTTCGCCCCACTCGAAGATTAA
- a CDS encoding DUF2341 domain-containing protein, translating into MQRLLFLLTILGTLVPGLAHAWWQPDWAYRKPVTVDAGPKAGAVGGDPGRIPVLLRLHSGNFNFEGVSDSGADLRFVAGDDKTVLNHQIEQFNPLLGIALIWVDVPALTAGTPQKLWMYYGNPKAPASGNGQRTFDPDYSLVYHFAEPGVPSRDSTAYGNHAQTAVPALDGSVIGAGARLGSAPLMLPASPSLALAAAAPFTFSAWVRPDSLGAQQVLYARRDGANELLIGIDQGVPFVQVNGQRSKPGQPIQAAQWSHLAVKADKANVALYVGGRPAVSLATALPAFTTAASVGADTPPVASGAATLANFTGAIDELRLSRTARPDALLLADAVSQGSESRLAVFGADEQQAGKSHFGFIIAAMPLDAWIVVGLLGLMMALSWIIMIGKGRSYGAIARANAQFMQAFHEAAGAPLDHLARNGKLSASVKTDSSLWRLYDVAIDEMRRRHDRGYDLNAVSNATIGAIRAAMDGVMVRESERMSKRMIWLSTTIEGAPYVGLFGTVIGIMLVFVVAAMAGAVDINSVAPGMAAALLCTAAGLGVAIPALFGYNWLSSRSDAIVADMAVFVDEFATRLAEEQGDGRQMRPALQQA; encoded by the coding sequence ATGCAACGTCTTCTTTTCTTGCTCACGATCCTGGGTACGCTCGTTCCCGGCCTGGCGCACGCCTGGTGGCAGCCCGACTGGGCTTACCGCAAACCCGTCACCGTCGATGCCGGCCCGAAGGCCGGCGCCGTGGGCGGCGATCCCGGCCGCATTCCCGTGCTGCTGCGCTTGCATTCGGGTAATTTCAACTTCGAAGGCGTCAGCGACAGCGGCGCCGACCTGCGCTTCGTGGCGGGCGACGATAAAACGGTGCTGAACCACCAGATCGAGCAATTCAACCCGCTGCTGGGCATCGCCCTGATCTGGGTCGACGTGCCGGCGCTGACGGCCGGTACGCCGCAAAAATTGTGGATGTACTACGGCAATCCGAAGGCGCCCGCGTCCGGCAACGGCCAGCGCACCTTCGACCCCGACTACAGCCTGGTGTACCACTTCGCCGAACCGGGCGTGCCCTCGCGCGACAGCACCGCCTACGGCAACCATGCCCAGACGGCCGTGCCGGCGCTCGACGGTTCCGTCATCGGTGCCGGTGCCCGCCTGGGCAGCGCGCCCCTGATGCTGCCCGCCTCGCCTTCGCTGGCGCTGGCCGCCGCTGCGCCATTTACCTTCTCGGCCTGGGTACGCCCGGACAGCCTGGGCGCGCAGCAAGTGCTGTATGCACGCCGCGACGGCGCCAATGAATTGCTGATCGGTATAGACCAGGGCGTGCCGTTCGTGCAGGTGAATGGCCAGCGCAGCAAGCCGGGCCAACCGATCCAGGCCGCGCAATGGTCGCACCTGGCAGTGAAGGCCGACAAAGCCAACGTGGCCCTGTATGTGGGCGGCCGCCCAGCCGTCTCGCTGGCTACCGCCCTGCCAGCCTTTACGACTGCCGCCTCGGTGGGCGCCGATACGCCGCCGGTCGCCTCTGGTGCCGCTACCCTGGCCAACTTCACGGGCGCCATCGACGAGCTGCGCCTGTCGCGCACGGCCCGTCCCGATGCGCTGCTGCTGGCCGATGCCGTTTCGCAAGGTTCCGAATCGCGCCTGGCCGTGTTTGGCGCCGATGAACAGCAGGCCGGCAAAAGCCATTTCGGCTTCATCATCGCCGCCATGCCGCTCGACGCCTGGATCGTCGTCGGCTTGCTGGGCCTGATGATGGCCTTGTCGTGGATCATCATGATCGGCAAGGGCCGCAGCTATGGCGCCATCGCGCGCGCCAACGCGCAATTCATGCAAGCCTTCCACGAAGCGGCCGGCGCGCCGCTCGATCACCTGGCGCGCAACGGCAAGCTGAGCGCCTCCGTGAAGACCGATTCTTCGCTGTGGCGTTTGTATGACGTGGCCATCGACGAGATGCGCCGCCGCCACGACCGTGGCTACGACCTGAACGCCGTCTCGAACGCCACCATCGGCGCCATCCGCGCCGCCATGGATGGCGTGATGGTGCGCGAAAGCGAACGCATGTCGAAACGCATGATCTGGCTCTCGACCACCATCGAAGGCGCGCCGTATGTCGGCCTGTTCGGCACCGTGATCGGCATCATGCTGGTGTTCGTCGTGGCGGCCATGGCCGGCGCCGTGGACATCAACTCGGTGGCGCCGGGCATGGCCGCAGCATTGCTGTGTACGGCTGCCGGCCTGGGCGTGGCGATTCCCGCGCTGTTCGGCTACAACTGGCTGTCCTCGCGTTCCGACGCCATCGTCGCCGATATGGCTGTCTTCGTCGACGAATTCGCCACGCGCCTGGCTGAAGAGCAGGGCGATGGACGGCAGATGCGTCCCGCGCTGCAACAGGCGTGA
- a CDS encoding YbjN domain-containing protein, with protein MEHTNTNLLTTLNAEQTAEAIKAAGCAVTSIEHDGVVRLHSASHGIGFQVLWGNETAPGQYADLTLSCPLRVQGGDLPAGLLAEWHRSKRFARVAQHGDFVVLEMDVLVAGGVSREYLNINLQLWTQMMGQFFLFLRNFTPADTSTAPVVEAASVAEEETVPA; from the coding sequence ATGGAACACACCAACACCAACTTGCTGACCACCCTGAATGCGGAACAAACGGCCGAGGCCATCAAGGCGGCCGGCTGCGCCGTGACGAGCATCGAACACGACGGCGTCGTGCGCCTGCACAGTGCCAGCCATGGCATCGGCTTTCAAGTGCTGTGGGGCAATGAAACGGCGCCTGGCCAGTATGCGGACCTGACCCTGAGCTGCCCGCTGCGCGTGCAGGGCGGCGATTTGCCGGCCGGCTTGCTGGCCGAATGGCACCGCAGCAAGCGTTTTGCCCGCGTGGCCCAGCATGGCGATTTCGTCGTGCTGGAAATGGATGTGCTGGTCGCCGGTGGCGTCAGCCGCGAATACCTGAATATCAATCTGCAACTGTGGACGCAGATGATGGGCCAGTTCTTCTTGTTTTTGCGCAACTTTACGCCAGCCGATACGAGCACGGCACCGGTAGTCGAGGCCGCCAGTGTGGCGGAAGAAGAAACTGTGCCGGCCTGA
- a CDS encoding PAS domain-containing sensor histidine kinase has protein sequence MLPFLILLLAGAILMALRFVQLRRALLRARAGEAQFRLLAEHGRDAAFLLDATTLELLYISPAAQRLTGHDLPALQSHAARLAQDLPARLQRWRAGDASRLSLLREVELPHADGHLLALEISSTIVPAVPGRGETVVGTLRDVSEIQAQEAEREKEQKRFASMLSHEFRTPLATIDGAIQRLVSTSKDADEATRKRYVKIQTAVDRLLAMIDDYLSPERMAALGRERAADGIAPLALLQQAAATVPASHRVQLELDEDLPARLRCDVPGMALCLKILLDNAVKFSPPASSITVSARLVPEGGVALCVRDAGPGLREEELAQLFEKGSRGSHATHPGAGLGLYMARAVVDVHGGSLQGHNLPEGGALFRIWLPLPV, from the coding sequence ATGCTGCCCTTTCTCATCCTGCTGCTTGCCGGCGCCATCCTGATGGCGCTGCGTTTCGTTCAGTTGCGCCGCGCCCTGCTGCGCGCGCGGGCGGGCGAAGCGCAGTTCCGCCTGCTGGCCGAACACGGCCGCGACGCGGCCTTCCTGCTCGACGCCACCACCCTCGAATTACTCTACATCAGCCCCGCCGCGCAGCGCCTGACGGGCCATGACTTGCCCGCCTTGCAGAGCCACGCGGCGCGCCTGGCGCAAGACCTGCCGGCCCGCTTGCAGCGCTGGCGCGCTGGCGACGCCAGCCGCTTGTCCCTGCTGCGCGAAGTGGAACTGCCGCATGCCGACGGGCATCTACTGGCGCTGGAAATCAGCTCGACCATCGTGCCCGCCGTACCGGGGCGGGGCGAAACCGTCGTGGGCACGCTGCGCGATGTCAGCGAGATCCAGGCGCAGGAAGCGGAACGGGAAAAGGAGCAAAAGCGCTTCGCCTCGATGCTGTCGCATGAGTTCCGCACGCCGCTGGCCACCATCGACGGCGCCATCCAGCGCCTCGTCTCGACGTCGAAAGACGCCGACGAGGCCACGCGCAAGCGCTATGTGAAAATCCAGACGGCCGTCGACCGTTTGTTAGCCATGATCGACGACTATCTGTCGCCCGAACGCATGGCGGCGCTGGGCCGCGAGCGGGCCGCCGACGGCATCGCGCCGCTGGCCTTGCTGCAGCAGGCGGCCGCCACCGTGCCCGCCAGCCACCGCGTGCAGCTGGAACTGGACGAGGACTTGCCGGCCAGACTGCGCTGCGACGTGCCCGGCATGGCTCTGTGCCTGAAAATCCTGCTGGACAATGCCGTCAAATTCAGCCCGCCTGCGAGCAGCATCACCGTGTCGGCCAGGCTGGTGCCCGAGGGCGGTGTGGCACTGTGCGTGCGCGATGCGGGGCCAGGCTTGCGGGAAGAAGAACTGGCGCAGCTGTTCGAAAAAGGCAGCCGTGGAAGCCATGCCACGCATCCCGGTGCGGGCCTGGGCCTGTACATGGCGCGCGCCGTAGTGGACGTGCATGGGGGGAGTTTGCAGGGGCATAATCTGCCCGAAGGCGGGGCGCTTTTCCGCATTTGGCTGCCGCTTCCTGTCTAG
- a CDS encoding putative porin, which produces MNLIFSSPQRLRRLPLAFAALALSMAAGAVQAQAAAPADSTMVKLIRGLIQSGALNKDAGEALLAQAQSEALAAAQARPAAAPAALAQVQPGDVRVPYLSQTVREQIRDEIKGQVMAEAKAGGWAAPNETPAWTKRIRVEGDVRARYESRYYDMANSNIEIDWRSLNSGSGYDVNSNTNLALPALLNTREDRKHLLRARARLGILADISDSTQAGIRLASGNDDSPVSTTQTLGGGLGKKNIWLDQAWLSYQPASWLKLTAGRFDNPFVSGDELFSSELNFDGIAAKLQQPVGANKDVTVFGTLGLIPLEYSSDNAPSRSQAKMSSENKWLLGAQVGASWKINSDHQLRGALAYYNFRNISGEYSQPCALYAGADGCSTDWSRPSSMQKGNSLMLLRNIALNPLDPANTPQPQFVGLASKFRLANINARWDSKVAGGKDLRIEGDYVRNMAYDKSEMWARAKGGIMNNFGGTGGVSQADFRSGGNAYMLQATLGKANTQARGDWNVLLGYKRIEPDALPDAYNDSTFHLGGTNARGYYLGGAYALDKNTWLNGRWTSSREVFGSALSIDTLQIELNARF; this is translated from the coding sequence ATGAACCTCATATTTTCTTCCCCACAGCGCCTGCGTCGCCTTCCGCTGGCGTTCGCTGCCCTGGCCCTGAGCATGGCGGCCGGCGCAGTGCAAGCCCAGGCCGCAGCACCGGCCGACAGCACCATGGTCAAACTGATCCGTGGCCTGATCCAGAGCGGCGCCCTGAACAAGGATGCCGGCGAAGCGCTGCTGGCGCAGGCGCAGAGCGAAGCGCTGGCCGCGGCGCAAGCGCGTCCGGCCGCGGCACCGGCCGCCCTGGCGCAGGTACAGCCAGGCGACGTGCGCGTGCCGTATCTTTCACAAACCGTACGCGAGCAGATCCGCGACGAGATCAAGGGCCAGGTCATGGCCGAAGCGAAGGCGGGCGGCTGGGCGGCGCCGAATGAAACGCCGGCCTGGACCAAGCGCATCCGCGTCGAAGGCGATGTGCGCGCGCGTTACGAATCGCGCTACTACGACATGGCCAACAGCAATATCGAGATCGACTGGCGCTCGCTCAACAGCGGCAGCGGCTACGACGTCAATTCGAACACCAACCTGGCACTGCCGGCGCTGCTCAACACGCGCGAAGACCGCAAGCATTTGCTGCGTGCGCGTGCCCGCCTGGGTATCCTGGCCGACATTTCCGACAGCACGCAAGCGGGCATCCGCCTGGCCAGCGGCAATGACGACAGCCCCGTGTCCACCACGCAAACCCTGGGTGGCGGCCTGGGCAAGAAAAACATCTGGCTGGACCAGGCCTGGCTGTCGTACCAGCCCGCTTCCTGGCTGAAACTGACGGCGGGCCGCTTCGATAACCCGTTCGTGTCCGGCGATGAACTGTTTTCCAGCGAACTCAATTTTGACGGCATCGCCGCCAAGCTGCAGCAGCCGGTGGGCGCGAACAAGGACGTTACCGTGTTCGGCACGCTGGGCCTGATTCCGCTCGAGTATTCGTCCGACAATGCGCCTAGCCGCAGCCAGGCAAAAATGTCCAGCGAAAACAAATGGCTGCTTGGTGCGCAGGTGGGTGCCTCGTGGAAAATCAATAGCGACCATCAGTTGCGCGGCGCGCTGGCCTACTACAACTTCCGCAACATCAGCGGCGAATATTCGCAGCCGTGTGCGCTGTACGCGGGTGCCGATGGCTGCAGCACGGACTGGTCGCGTCCATCAAGCATGCAAAAGGGCAATAGCTTGATGCTGCTGCGCAATATCGCGCTGAACCCGCTCGACCCGGCGAATACGCCGCAGCCGCAATTCGTGGGGCTGGCGTCGAAATTCCGCCTGGCCAATATCAATGCGCGCTGGGACAGCAAGGTGGCCGGCGGCAAGGACTTGCGCATCGAAGGCGATTATGTGCGCAACATGGCCTACGACAAGAGTGAAATGTGGGCGCGCGCCAAGGGCGGCATCATGAACAACTTCGGCGGCACGGGCGGCGTCTCGCAAGCCGATTTCAGGAGCGGCGGCAATGCCTACATGCTGCAGGCGACCCTGGGCAAGGCGAACACGCAAGCGCGCGGCGACTGGAACGTGCTGCTCGGCTACAAGCGCATCGAACCGGACGCCTTGCCTGACGCCTACAACGATTCCACCTTCCACCTGGGCGGCACGAATGCGCGCGGGTATTACTTGGGCGGCGCGTATGCGCTCGACAAGAATACGTGGTTGAACGGCCGCTGGACGTCGAGCCGCGAAGTGTTCGGTTCGGCGCTGTCGATCGACACCCTGCAAATCGAATTGAACGCGCGTTTTTAA